CCGCCACCCGAGCGGGGATTCATGATCAGGAAGGGCCGCTCGGCCCGGACGACGGCGCGCTCCGGCATGCTCGAGGCGTCCTCGGCGAGGGCGGCGCTGCCCGCGGCAACGGCCAGCGCCCACAGGGCGAGCGAGACCAGCACGACCCACAGCAGCCCGGCCGCCGAGTAGAGGAGCAGGACGGCGAGCGGTGCGATGACCACCAGCAGCCCGGCGAGCACCCTGATCCAGCCCGTGTGGGTGAGCATCCACCACACACCTGCCGCGGTGAGGACCAGTCCTGCCCACCCGACCGCCATCAGCAGGAGGCTCGCGAGGCCGCCGAACACCACCAGTACCGCGAGCGCCGCCAGGCCCGTCGCCAGGGCCAGACGTGCGGTCCAACGCCTGCTCATGGGACCACCTCCCGCCGCTTCACCGGCTGCCGGACAGAAGTCGGACATCCACCTCAGGCTACGAGCGCCGACCCCGCGCGGCCCGTCGGCAGCGGCCGCCCGCGTCGGATGGCACGACCGACCCGGCCTTGGGACGATGACCGCGGAGGACACCATGACCCCTGACCCCCCGCCGGTCCCCCCGACCGTCCCTCCGTCGCAGGAGCCGGCACCGCGCAAGCACCGCCGACGGCTCCGCTTCACGCTGCCCGGCTGCTGGGGCGCCCTCCTCCTGGCGTGCCTGTCCTTCACCCCGTCGCTGCTTCCCCGCGGAGGCGTACTGCAGGGGCTGATCTGCGGCATCAGCGCGGCCATCGGGTACGGGCTGGGCGTGGTCGCCGCCTACGTGTGGCGCGCTTTCGCCGACCGGGAGGCGCGCAGCCCCTCGCGCAGGTCATGGCTCGTCCTGCTCGTCAGCGCGATCGTGCTCTTCGGTGTCTCGTTCGGGCTCGGCCAGTACTGGCAGCACCAGATCCGCCGGCTCATGGACGTCACCGACTACAGCGCCCTCGCCACCGTCGCCTGCCCCTTCGTCGCCGCCCTCGTCTTCCTGCTGCTGCTCCTGGCCGGGCGGGGGCTCCGGGCCCTGTACCGCCGGGCCTCCGGTCTGCTCGGGCGCTGGATCGGCATGCGGGCGGCGCGGGTGGTCGGCTGGATCCTGGTGGCGGCTCTGGCGTGGGCCGCGTTCTCCGGGCTGCTGCTGAGCGGCATCGTGAACGCGGCCAACGAGGCGTTCTCGCTGCGGGACAACGAGACCCCGGAAGGCGTGCACCAGCCCACGTCGATGCTGCGCTCCGGCGGGCCCGACTCGCTGGTGCCGTGGGACTCGCTGGGCTATCAGGGCCGGGCGTTCACCGGCAGCGGACCGTCGGCCCAGAGCATCGGAGCGTTCACCCACCGTACGGCGCAGGAGCCCATCCGGGCCTACGCCGGGCTGCAAACCTCCGACGACACGGAGACGCGGGCGGCCCGGGCCGTCGCGGACCTCGAACGGGCGGGCGGCTTCGCCCGCAAGAACCTGCTCGTGATGACCACCACGGGCAGCGGGTGGGTCGATCCCGCCGCCGTGGACTCGTACGAGTACCTCGCGAACGGCGACGCGGCCAGCGTGGCGATCCAGTACTCGTACCTGCCGTCGTGGATGTCGTACCTGGTCGACCAGTCCAAGGCGCGCGAGGCGGGCCGCGACCTCTTCGACGCGGTCTACGACAAATGGTCCAAGCTGCCCCAGGACCGGCGTCCGCGCCTGTTCGTGGCGGGCGAGAGCCTGGGCTCGTTCGGCGGTGAGACGGCCTTCAGCGGGGAGGCCGACCTGCGCAACCGCACCGCCGGCACCCTGTTCGCCGGCCCGCCCAACTTCAACACCCTCTTCCGCAAGTTCAGCGACCACCGCGACGCGGGAAGCCCCGAGATCGAGCCCGTCTACCGGGAGGGCCGGACCGTCCGGTTCACCGACGACCCGACCGCCGGGATCTCTCCCACGGACCGGCCGTGGGACGGCACGCGGGTGCTGTACCTGATGCACCCGTCCGATCCGATCGTCTGGTGGAGCCCCAAGCTGGCCCTCTCCGAGCCCGACTGGATCGGCGAGCATCCCGGCTCGGACGTGCTCGGCTCGATGTTCTGGATCCCGTTCGTGACCTTCTGGCAGGTCACCGCCGACCTGCCGTTCGCCACGGGTGTACCGGACGGCCACGGCCACACGTACAAGGCCTCGTACGTCGACGCCTGGAACGCCACCATGCGGCCCGAGGGGTTCACCGCGCAGGACCTGGACCGGTTGAGGGACATCGTCTCGCCGCCGAAGTGAGCGCACCGCCGTGCGGTCAGCGCAGCAGGAACCCGACGAGGTAGCCGAGCGCGTTGACCGCCCAGTGCAGGCCCATGGGAGCCAGCAGACTGTCGCTGCGGCGCCGCAGTTCGCAGAACAGGACGCCCGCTGCCGCCGTGAACAGCACGGCCCCCAGGACCGCCAGAACGGCCCCGAGCTCGGACTGGCCGACGACCGAGGTCACGGCCGGTTTCGCGGTCGCCAGGTGCAGCGACGGCAGCACGTGCCACAGGCCGAACAGCAGGCTCGACACGGCGGTGGCCCACACCGTCCCGCGGGCGCGGCGCACCAGACCGTAGAGCACGCCGCGGAAGGCGATCTCCTCCACGAGGACCGTGCCGACGGGGACCAGCACGAAGGCGCGGAGCATCACCTCGCCCCCGTCCATCGCGCTGTACCGCCGGTCCTCGAACAGCGTCCGGGTCGCCGGCAGCAGGGCCCCGGCCAGGTAGACGACGGCGACCAGGCCGATCAGGGCCAGCGCCCAGCGGGCACCGCGGGCCAGCGTGCCCGGCGCCAGACCCGCGTCCGCGAGGGTACCGCCGGCCCAGCGGAGCACACCGAGGAGCACGCCGCTGACCACGACGGCCGTCACCAGGCCCCACAGGCCCGGCCAGCGGTGCACGGCCAGGTTGGCGGCGACGAGGACGACCACCGTGACTCCCACGGCAGGCCAGGTACCGATCCGCCGTCGGCGCCGCCGCGGCCCGGTGGCGTCGACCGTCATGGCCCTTGACCTCGCCGTAGCGGGTGCCGGTCATCCATTCGGCGTGGAACTCCTCGATGTCCGCCTGGCTGCGGCTGATCCAGTTCCAGGACGCTCCACATTATTTCCGTCTCCGTGCAGGTCGGCATCTTCTTGCACCCCCGGCCGTCGGCAGCGGGTCGGCATGGACGCCCGAGGAGTCCGCACGACGGCCGGACCCATAGCAGGAGGGAGGCGTCGGCCGCGAACAAGGCGGTGGCCTTTGGCGGAAGTTGCGCAACCCGTCCTGTCCCGTGGTCGGCGGGGCTATCGTCCACCACTGCGGCAGAGGCCCCTACCTGCCGTAGTTCCCTGCACCCTCAGGCGAGCCATACCGTCCGACGGCGGCCCCGAGCGGCCGCACGGACGGCGACGCCGTCGATGACGACCACCCCGGAGGCCGCCGTCCATGCCCAGCGGA
The Streptomyces sp. NBC_01296 DNA segment above includes these coding regions:
- a CDS encoding alpha/beta hydrolase, encoding MTPDPPPVPPTVPPSQEPAPRKHRRRLRFTLPGCWGALLLACLSFTPSLLPRGGVLQGLICGISAAIGYGLGVVAAYVWRAFADREARSPSRRSWLVLLVSAIVLFGVSFGLGQYWQHQIRRLMDVTDYSALATVACPFVAALVFLLLLLAGRGLRALYRRASGLLGRWIGMRAARVVGWILVAALAWAAFSGLLLSGIVNAANEAFSLRDNETPEGVHQPTSMLRSGGPDSLVPWDSLGYQGRAFTGSGPSAQSIGAFTHRTAQEPIRAYAGLQTSDDTETRAARAVADLERAGGFARKNLLVMTTTGSGWVDPAAVDSYEYLANGDAASVAIQYSYLPSWMSYLVDQSKAREAGRDLFDAVYDKWSKLPQDRRPRLFVAGESLGSFGGETAFSGEADLRNRTAGTLFAGPPNFNTLFRKFSDHRDAGSPEIEPVYREGRTVRFTDDPTAGISPTDRPWDGTRVLYLMHPSDPIVWWSPKLALSEPDWIGEHPGSDVLGSMFWIPFVTFWQVTADLPFATGVPDGHGHTYKASYVDAWNATMRPEGFTAQDLDRLRDIVSPPK
- a CDS encoding CPBP family intramembrane glutamic endopeptidase produces the protein MTVDATGPRRRRRRIGTWPAVGVTVVVLVAANLAVHRWPGLWGLVTAVVVSGVLLGVLRWAGGTLADAGLAPGTLARGARWALALIGLVAVVYLAGALLPATRTLFEDRRYSAMDGGEVMLRAFVLVPVGTVLVEEIAFRGVLYGLVRRARGTVWATAVSSLLFGLWHVLPSLHLATAKPAVTSVVGQSELGAVLAVLGAVLFTAAAGVLFCELRRRSDSLLAPMGLHWAVNALGYLVGFLLR